The genomic interval CTCCATATCTGGCTTAATCATTGCATGCTCCCACTTTTGCGTTTCTATATCGAACACCACCATCTCAGTCTTTCTATAGCAACATCCAATTCcaataacatatattttcccGTCGATGAAGGCAGCGAATTTACAAACCAAAGCAACAGGCATGCTTGGGATGGGTTCCACTGTGTGGGATCTACAATCCAAGCTAAACGCTTCTGTCGTCATATATTTATCGTCAATCCCACCAAAAACATATATCCTCGAACCCACTGCCACAGAGCTTTCAGGATAATACAAATAAGGAAACGTCGAGGGGGCACGGACCAAGCTGTGACTGTCGTTGGCTTTCCGGCAGAGGATACACCAACGGTAAAAAAAGGAGGAGGTGCTTATGTCACAGAGGACAACATAGAGATAGTTCTCGGTGCAGTCCAACAAGGATCTTCTTGCATATAGCTCAGGCAAAGTAACAAGTGACCGAAAGTGCTTGGAAACAAGGGAGAGTGTTGGATAGTCGAATCTTGATAAACGCGCTAAGATGTCAATGATTACATCTTCAGGAAGTGAGGGAAGAATCAGAGACGACTGTGCTTCTGAGGATTTCTCATCCTCTGCCTGTATTTTGGAAACCATCGTCAATCAGCCAAATCACACAGAGAAACACAATCACCGCCCCGTGCAAGAGGGAAAAGCAATATTGCCCTAGGGGTTAACGCGAAGCTATCCGATAAGAAAACAATCTTTATATAACCCTTTTATTTTAGTAatgtaaattttgtattaaaaaaagtaaattttgtattgattttattcactaaaatataagtttattaTGGATAAAGTCATTAATCCGTACTCATGATCATATATGTGTGAAACTTTggtatcccttatatattaaaacataactCACAACCTTAATTCATCTGTGATTTTTTAAGTTGACATATTCCTAAAATAtcatgttatatttattatcaattattattataactTACTATAACAATCCATATATTCATAACTTTAATGACACTTAAGCCTACCAAATCTATTGAAAAATCTAACAagatcttaccaaaaaaaattgattttttttagagtaatacattaattaatttcgtGATTAgcattataatattattataaattaattttagttaaaataaaattatatgctatactttataaactttattataGTCTATACTGTATTAATTAGATATGCTATATggaatatatataacaaaattatatatatatatatatacagtgaaacttctatacactaataatgttgggactaaaccaaaactataattttttattaatttatagagattattaatttatcgatataataattaaatcaaaaattcaatttgtgactataaaaattatattattttatagagatttttagtatatattaatttatagattattaataaaaatattatatatatattagtaaagtaatctaatttctttttaaattgctttcatttaaataaataaataaataaatatcattcacTCTTAAAATGAGTTAACATTTGTAaatcatgtaatattttttgtcaagaaatttttttaacatatatttttctaacTCACGTAAATATTACTGtctaataattatatatcattattttatttatgttgaaTCTCTCAGAAATAtactacaaaaaataattatttacacaatataaatttaataactaacttttaatttatgtgttaattaaaatatgctattagaaaattttgaaattttaatattcattaaaaatattaataacacataaTTTAACAactttattgtttatttaaaattataacaatattttttgaaaaatacaaaaaattaccaaaatttcaaatattgttATTATAAATTAACGTATCATTtagtaacaaaatatttaaattcatataatattcaAACTTAAAATAGTTATGTAATTCAAATGTTTgactaaatatacaattttaaaaataaacattccaatcacataattatatattccaaattttacaaaagataaaatGATAGGTCCTTAagaataatttttgaaataaaacacgtaaaaataatattctaaaaaatattaaaatagttaatattttgaaatcttaatttagtaaaaaaatataaaacttaataccataacatcaaaaagatcctatatcaatttttaaaaataatatcgtATAACaagttattatatattaataatgtcaaataagaaaattaaaacaataagaTTATGGTAAATAACATCAAAcactaaattataatttatatatttaaaattttagttatacatttataaaatgaagatcaagatctagttatagTATTCAAAGCACAACCGAGTGATATCTACACTGAAAActcatttaaaaagaaaacctcaaaatattattattcctTGCACAATAAAACAATGCGCAGctaaagaataaaaaatcaaatcataccTAAATCAAATCCCAAAAATTACGAAATAAGATCAAACAATATCTTAAAACATATCATAGACATTCAACAAATCCCTATAATGATGCCATTAGTCAAACGCTTTAATCTGCATAAGGTAACAGGCACACTAAATTCACAAATATACGTTCAGGAAAAATTCAGAACGTTGTTACAGTATAAAGGAACAAAACTATCTCTCTCACTTAAAAAAACATGGTAAATCCCGACAACCTCTCTCTCTTAGAATCATGCCCAAGATGATCGTGTCTTCGAAAATCTCAGCTTGCGTCCACAAGCCATGAATCCTCTCATCTTACCACCAGCTTATGGAAAGATGTCTCAGGAGTGAAAATCCAGCTGCACATTATATTGAAGGAATCAAGCTgtacttcatccaggtcagcaAGACAATGGAGCTGTATCTTAATGATAATTTGTTTGCTCTCCAGCAACGATCACCTCAACGCTTGCTTCCTCATCTTGGTTTCCTCGAGGCAAGCAAGAGCCGAGGTGATAGTTCCTGGAGAGCAAACAAATTATCATCAAGATACAGCCGCATTGTCGTGCTGTTTTGGACGAAGTAGAGTTTGATTCCTTCGACATAGTGTGCAGCTGGATTTTCACTTCTGAGACATCTTTCTATAAGTTGTACTTCATCATCACCGTGAAGAATGAGTAACCAATGAGTAGGAACAACTACCAAAAAACTGTCTCCTCAACGACTTAGACACCTGCTGTCGAAGATGTTACTACTACAAACAGATGCGAAAATTCATTGCATTCATCCTATGAACCCCAAAACAGAGTTCATGCAGATAAGTACACAAAGATAGTGAACTGTGAAAGATTCACTGTCTTTTATTCAGTGTAcgtttattattatgttctGTTTCTTTTGTTATCTCTATCAAATTCTGTTTACATTATGGTTTTATTTCTTTCTCTGTGGGACTTTGTCCTTCGCTATTACTTTTGAAGAATATCACTTATTATAATGAGTTTCTGTTTTTCCTCTATCAACTTCTTATTTTACATTTTCGGTTTACTACTTTCTCTGTGGGATTTAGTCTTTTAGTCTTTGTTAAGCCAGACTACACACAGACTTTAAGATCAGATATAGAAACAAGAGCTAGGCTATCGTATACAAAGCCTGTAAACTTAAACAAACTCATCAAGCTGTTTATGACTATTGGCTTTAAAGCTCGGTTCATATTGCAATCTTAGTCCGAAACGATGCACAACCACACCGTTTTCTCAGCTTTTAAATACAAATCACCAACCACAATACTTCAGACGATAATATGAGTATCTCCATGTAAACCTGTTTCATCTTATACGTTTTAATTCATGCATGTGATCCACTGGTTCAGCCTGCCATTTCAACGTTACACAAGAAGAACAATGTCCATTACACGCCATTTTACGAAAATATGATGGAACTCTTAATCACTCGTTTCTAATATTAACAACTGTCTTCACAACATCTATTATTCTATGTaaatgtgtttatatatatatgacatttTTGTTGATGAAGCTCAAAATACATGGATATATGTATTAGAGGTTAAAGAAGATTGAAACTAAGAAGGGTGAAAGAAGAGACAAAGAGCAGAGATATCATCCATGGCGATGCTTCTTCTCTTCCTACGCCAAAGTATCATAGCTCTCTCTACCAATCTCTTTGCactctttcttctctcttttactCCTCTTACTATCTCCACTGCCTCATCGTTTGTCATCACATCCCACATCTACATACACACATACATGATAATGTAAGTGTGTCTATATCCTGATTTGGCTCATAAAGTATATAAACAATTGATATATTACCCCATCTGTGGCCAAGATGAGGAATTGGTCCTTGTCGGTTATCTTTCTGTATGTCACTTCCGGTATAGAGACTAAACCAAATTCTTTAAGACAGTAGTCTCCAAACGCTCTTGAGACAGCTAAACCGAGCGATCTGCCATTTGGCATGCCCACCCGGTACACTCCCGGTTCATCATCTAGGCAAAACAATCGTCCATCTGATTGTTTTATTCGTTCTGCTTCCTCTATTTAACcggaaatataattaaaatataccaATTGTTAAGTCCAGTTGTATAGAATTTTCCATCTGAATACTTTAACTGTTAAATATGGAAAGGCTTTGGAGATATACCTGGAATGTTCGGTTTAAAGTCTACTGATAGCTGAACCGGAACTAAACCGCTTCCGTCGTCAGAAGTTGTTGCTATTACTGCTCGTGAGTCACCGGCATTTGCTACAACAAGATGATCACCCTTCAAAAGCAAACATCAAACTTCAACATTTAGCAACTTTTCTACATTCAAAGGGTTTGTTAGTTTCGCTACGGCCGTAAGTAAAAACCGGGGCCAAGTGCAACATTAGTTTAGGgtctcaattttttttgagtcaatatatataaacattggCTTCCAAATtctaaattgttaaaaaaaaaaattaattaaatgctTACTAAATTGTTTATCACCCCTGAAATCTTAGAACCGGCGCCCATAATATCTAGATAAGAGTTTTGCGTGTCTGGTTACAAGATATGTACCTGCAAGACGGCAGTTAGAGCGGTGCAGCCACTGCAGTAAGAATCAATGGAAGGATGGATCTTGAGATCAAGATCGATGAGGGAGAATGTTTTCAAGCAAGATTGCTTCCAGATATCAAATGGAGAGAAACATTCCGGTGATGATGATAAGGTTGCAAGAGTTTGTTGCCATTGGCAAAGCAATGAAGATGGAAATAGCTTTTTTACTCTTTTGGTTATCACATGTCCCCATGGTCCATGTCCATCGAACATCCCACAAAATGTTATGTCTTCTTGGCACCCAAACCCCTATATTACAAAGCAAGTTGTAATTTCTCAACTAtcatattataaacttattaacaAGATCATGGATCCTAAATACTTTTTCCACTAATATATAGACAtcataatatatagtatttatgTAAACTGTACCTCCCAAACGATGGCACGGTCTTGGTTAATTCCTTTCTCACCTCTATTAGAACAAATAGAGGTGAATCTcttagaattttctgagttaACAAAGCCTGATGAACCAAGCAAAGTCGAGTTCTTCTTGGCATCTTTCATCAACGATTTTGCGATCTCTCTCCCTCCATCTTCATCCtctgatatatattttcctttCTTCATTGATACACTTCTCGCCAACCCATCCAAGAAAGCAGGCAGAAGCACCATTCTCTAGTGCTCTTACGATCCTACAATAACTATAGATAATAACTTTATGAATAAGTTTCAGTTGTTCCGACTTCCAAGTAATACCAAGTGATACGAACTTaagtatatttaaatataattaagaaaataaaaagagactTAAGGTTTAATTAGCATGTTACCCTCTCTCCGATGAGGATTCTCGATCGGATTTTCTCTGTTGATAACTTTTCCTGTTGCTAGATTTACTACTTATAAGCTGGTGAATGGTCTCTAATGAGTCAtcatctttctctttctctccttcGACTATTCTAAGCCTAATACATTCTTTTTTGCATGTCGATAAGGACACGTATATGATAAGCATAAAGTTGACgacaatttttatatacatcGTTGAAGGCTATAACAAGTGGTTTATATTTGGTCAATTTAAGGAAACGTATATGTATGTTATTGGTTAAAAAACgtatgtatttttttaagaattataaGTGGTAAAATTGCATCCTATTTAGTTCAAAAGAGATACAAAACTAAGAAAATTATGTGTTTaaactcaaatatatataaacaaatcacAATAACACAAATCACAATAACTCAAATGTATCTAAACAAAATAGTCTAAGAATAGACTAACTCaacataaacttaaaatatacaAGGCTAAAGTTATATCATAAGAACACAagcttttctgtttttttttttcttttgaacaacaCACAAGCTTTTCTGTTTACTTGTTATATATAAGGTATTTAGACTCGTAAACGAATTATAAATGCACGAGTTTCTGTACTAGAGCCCAAAATAcgtattctgttttttttttcttttgaacaacaCACAAGCTTTTCTGTTTACTTGTTATATATAAGGTATTTAGACTCGTAAAAGAATTATAAATGCACGAGTTTCTGTACTAGAGCCCAAAATACGTATTGGATAGGCAAGtaaaaatttactttaaaaactatttatatgtCAATTTGGTGTGCTATATGCGTATGTATCTATAAAACATGTATTTTCTGCCCAATTGTATATTTCAGACTTTAAAATGGTATATGcatctatacaacatgtattATAGAAGTGTTAGGCGAAAATGTCATTTCAACGCAATCATCAAATGGACATATGCTAATTTTGAGGTCAAACGACTGGAACCCGTTACAACAACCACAGtgaataaccaatcaaaattcatcacgatataaaataaagttttaataCCGGCAACTGAATCAATTATAGCTGCTTAATACATCATTATGATAGAGattaatatacttttaaatagTAAAACGTCAAGATTAAATTTGGTTGTGGAAGCAAATCAATATATTAATGAATCTGgtggaaatataaaataatatcatatgGGGTTTGTTAAACAATAAGCACTTGTCGTATAAAGTTGTGGCTGTGAGAGGTTCTCGAATCTAAAAGCTAATGGTAAGTGCCTTTGATCCAAAACAActcttatcttttaaaaattattctcTTATAATTTACACCTTAGTCAGATGATTTGTCCCTATCattcaaaataataacataCAAGAAATACGTGtgtatataatcacatttaagTGGGGACTTTATCTACCATTTAGTTTGCTTTTTTAAGCTTTACTTTTCCTTGcaatttataaatcaactttattCATCTATATATGATTtaggcatatatatatatatgcataataGCATATGTTAGATTTTATACATGTCCATTTTGCTAGATTTATTAGGTATCCATAGATATTAGTGCTAACGACTTCcatattaaaattaagtttgaataattattaattaagaGAGTGCGGACTTAATGATGTGGGCGGTACTTCGTGATAATATTGTAGTGAAATAAAGCTACAAAAATGGAGAgagataatataaattattatgtgGTAGATGGAATATGCTAAATGCATGGTCACAATGGAGCAAGCTAACGATCCATATCTAATTCCTATATGAGAAAGAAGGATGaaacaaaaatagatttatGTACAATGATTTAACGACATACTATTAagctaaattttaatttaatttagctCTAAATACCCCCTTTCAGTAGTATCTTGTATATGTATGTGTTTAGCTGTACAATTGACCACCAAATCCTTCACATGTTATTACTTAACTTTTCatctttgaattttcttttgtaagttGGGACATAACACACAAATAGATACAAACAGTCGAAACAAACACATGACACAACGAAGAGATGCAAGTGGCAAAGATGGAGTTGTTTGATTCAGAGGCAAACAACAAAAGACACAAACTCAATGTCACATGGCTCCTCGTGGATCTCGACACCGACATGAGTTTATTCACTAGTCTTCTTTCGCATACTTGCAAATCATATGTGATTATGTGGGTGGCtaacaaatttaaaagttaGGCATAAgatagtaaatatttttaacttttaaaaaatgactttgttctttctttttttttctttctttctttgtgaCCGGGTGGGCGGGGCCAATGTTCCACCATCTTAATGTCCGTATATGTGGCACATATaacttgaaattattttttatgtaacTAACAATGGATAGAGAACAATGTAGCTAACCGGTAATGAAAGCTACATGTGTCTCACCCAGTACCAAGTTCGAACCAATGTGTTGCACTTCtgtattttcagtttttttacaACTTTTAATTACTATTgcatcaaatattttcttttgatcttgCTACCATAACTATTTTGTTAATAActgttttattttctgtttttaatagaaaatttcTAATTTTACCACAAATTTGATGtcacttttcaaatttatatttaaaatataattattttcataaatattttaaatttgtgaaaaatgactaaactaaatctcttaattatttatataaatttacaaatcTAAACTTATCCcttaaatattaaaccctaaacaataaTCCATAGATccaaatactaaaatatttttatttggttttctttttgagaaatgGTATTCAATTTATAGTATTTCAG from Raphanus sativus cultivar WK10039 unplaced genomic scaffold, ASM80110v3 Scaffold0889, whole genome shotgun sequence carries:
- the LOC108807670 gene encoding F-box/kelch-repeat protein At4g38940-like, with translation MVSKIQAEDEKSSEAQSSLILPSLPEDVIIDILARLSRFDYPTLSLVSKHFRSLVTLPELYARRSLLDCTENYLYVVLCDISTSSFFYRWCILCRKANDSHSLVRAPSTFPYLYYPESSVAVGSRIYVFGGIDDKYMTTEAFSLDCRSHTVEPIPSMPVALVCKFAAFIDGKIYVIGIGCCYRKTEMVVFDIETQKWEHAMIKPDMEEGLRGSYACAVMADKIYLNNGNKSYVYEPRESKWETDDMLSSMFWEHACVVDDVLYYHDRAMNTLRAYDPNQKSWGVVEGLKELLAETRDLQWWSYTVNYGGNMALLFSRTGKIWCAEISLERRQGGEIWGKVKWPDHVFTGKSGISKSLTVMV
- the LOC130503262 gene encoding probable protein phosphatase 2C 41 produces the protein MVLLPAFLDGLARSVSMKKGKYISEDEDGGREIAKSLMKDAKKNSTLLGSSGFVNSENSKRFTSICSNRGEKGINQDRAIVWEGFGCQEDITFCGMFDGHGPWGHVITKRVKKLFPSSLLCQWQQTLATLSSSPECFSPFDIWKQSCLKTFSLIDLDLKIHPSIDSYCSGCTALTAVLQGDHLVVANAGDSRAVIATTSDDGSGLVPVQLSVDFKPNIPEEAERIKQSDGRLFCLDDEPGVYRVGMPNGRSLGLAVSRAFGDYCLKEFGLVSIPEVTYRKITDKDQFLILATDGMWDVMTNDEAVEIVRGVKERRKSAKRLVERAMILWRRKRRSIAMDDISALCLFFHPS